Proteins from a genomic interval of Musa acuminata AAA Group cultivar baxijiao chromosome BXJ1-9, Cavendish_Baxijiao_AAA, whole genome shotgun sequence:
- the LOC103998482 gene encoding non-structural maintenance of chromosomes element 4 homolog A-like, producing MIPGLAGSSSMARAVVKTEPGTAAESSGEPSGTHGGAVRRSLRSSYLAVKNLISDDKDHPGCADSDKFTSIFTHVENLHELVQRPREQVTDAEALLDITNSLLVMVKSHSNDVISPSEFVNGLLRNSGQKERDPNINNSYNMICWNDVGLAVSHVFRKVPEFHTMIGPMDITLKQRKAAVNRKRKKPTEVTCPEELSQTDTDGKNDIDKNMSTMFNILRKMRCVRFESLILNRTSFAQTVENIFALSFLVKGGRAEIAVGDEGQHLVSPRNSPVGKPGSSRDVAYHHFVFRFDFKDWKLMLDFVAPGEELMPDRGARHP from the exons ATGATTCCAGGGTTAGCAGGATCCTCTTCCATGGCGAGAGCGGTGGTGAAGACCGAGCCAGGGACGGCGGCGGAGAGCAGCGGCGAGCCCTCTGGGACGCACGGCGGTGCGGTACGACGGTCCCTCCGGTCTAGCTATCTGGCCGTCAAAAATCTCATCAGTG ACGATAAGGATCATCCTGGCTGCGCGGATTCGGATAAGTTCACGTCGATTTTCACCCACGTGGAGAATCTGCATGAACTTG TTCAAAGACCCAGAGAACAAGTAACTGATGCAGAAGCTTTGTTGGATATTACCAATTCACTGTTAGTGATGGTGAAGTCACATAGCAATGATGTCATAAGCCCTTCGGAGTTTGTAAATGGTTTGTTGAGGAACTCTGGACAAAAAGAGAGAGATCCAAACATTAACAATTCTTACAATATGATTTGTTGGAATGATGTTGGTCTTGCTGTCTCTCATGTGTTCAGGAAGGTTCCTGAATTCCACACAAT GATTGGTCCCATGGATATCACTTTAAAGCAACGAAAAGCTGCAGTTAACAGAAAACGGAAAAAGCCAACTGAAGTAACTTGTCCCGAGGAG CTTTCTCAGACTGATACTGATGGAAAAAATGATATTGATAAGAACATGTCAACTATGTTCAACATATTGAGAAAGATGAGATGTGTAAGATTTGAGAGCCTGATTTTGAACAGAACATCATTTGCACAAACTGTAGAGAATATTTTTGCTCTGTCATTTCTTGTCAAAGGCGGAAGAGCTGAAATTGCTGTAGGTGATGAAGGCCAACATCTTGTTT cACCGAGAAATTCTCCTGTTGGTAAACCAGGAAGCTCAAGAGATGTAGCTTACCACCATTTTGTATTTAGATTTGATTTTAAGGATTGGAAG CTAATGTTGGATTTTGTTGCACCGGGGGAAGAGCTTATGCCGGATAGGGGCGCACGGCACCCATGA